tttctttaactACACAATACTACTTTTTACAAGCAAGATGTACATTCTTCTTCAAGTGCAAAATAAAGTGCCATTCGCACAATAGGTAAATCTCATCAGGCTTAAAAATAGTTTTTAACAATAAGTTCAAGCTGCGTATATTTGCACTCTAAGATTCGATCTCCCCTGACCTACTATAAGTGTGGTGTGATTTTCTAGATGTGTCTGTCATCAAAAACGAGATACTTAACTAGGATCGTTTGGTATTAATGAATGGATTGAATGTGATTATTGGCAGCCAGCCTTACATGACAGAGATCATACGACGAGCGTTACTTGATTTCGGAGATGATCCCTGACAGATATCTGGAAATGACTTTTACAATCTTTCATCTTCTTTAAGGTCAACAACGGTACCTGACCAGCGTCGACGGCTTTGCGTTTTACAAAATTCGCGCTTCTGGGAGGATGACCAATGCCAACGTAAAGGTCACGTGCGAGGCGGCGGGGATGAGGTACCCCTGTCACTGGTCAGGTATGGCTGGGTGTACCAGCTACTGGACCTCGGGCTGCATCGCGTATGACGGCACCGGTGTCGGCTGTAGTACCAACCAGGTCCTCTCATCAAAGCTGTGTGGAAATACTGACTTTCGGTACTGTCAGCCTCTGGATGACACCTTTGTGTATATCCCTGGCTGGCGGAGTGATGACAGCGCCTACGGTGTGGACTACGAGACTCACACCCACAACCTGCAAGGAGCAAACTTCAACAACAAGTACGCCCTGTGTGCAGGTACGGGTCAAAGGTGTCATTGCACTTAATTAATAATAATATAGAAAATGTCGGGTTAATTGAGCTCAACGCAAATACATTGTGTACAGGCAAAGCATCGAAAGGGAATTTAGGCTATGGATATTAAAACATGTCATATAAATACAAAAGATCAAAGTATGTCTGTAACGCATTATTGCGCGACGTTTATCCTACATCCAGTCTTTGATAACTGCGCGTCCTCCCCATGCACACATGGAACTTGTACGAATGGAGTGGGGAGCTACACCTGTAGCTGTGAGAACGGCTGGGAAGGGACGGACTGTGATCAAGGTTTGTCGTGTTATGCTATACTCTGATACAATCGAACTTTAAGTAGAAAACTCATGTTTAATCATCCTATTTTCGTTACTGATAACGCAGTGGCAAGAAGAGGAATTTGAGTCGGCAATTCCGTTTAAAGTATAGTGGTGGATCGAAAAGATTAAAAGgattaaaaaaaagcttttgcAAAGGTGTTAGAGGTTTGGCTTAGAGGTTTAGGTTGAATTTCTCTTCCTAGACATTAATGAATGTGCGGCCTCCCCATGCACACATGGAACTTGTACGGACGTTGTGGGGAGTTACACCTGTAGCTGTGAGATCGGCTGGGAAGGGACGAACTGTGATCAAGGTAGGTATCAAATGTTAAACCATGCTTTGTTGCAATCGAACTTTATGTATGTAACTACTTCAGACCACTCTATATAGTATTACGTTTACTATCATTAGTGGTGACTCAACGGTTAAGTGGAAGAAAATGCGTCGTAAAATTTCATTTAAAGTATAAGTGGTGGTGTTGTGTGTTGAGTGGAAACCCCGCACAAGTATGTCAAGTGGTAGGGCCCAGAGGGGAGGGAGCCACGGGGACAAGGGTCAGATTAGGCACTTCTGGCGGGAATCGAGGAAGTTGGCCATGTGTGAGGAgagatgaagaataaaatgaaCTGTACGTAGATCGTGTGTTTGTGAACTTGAGTTTCGAACTTAACAGGTGGATTGAAAAGATAGCTTGGCAAACGATTTGCATTTCTTATAGTATTTCCTTGTATGATTTACCATATAATAGTTTGAATTTCTTTTCCTAGACATTAACGACTGTGCGTCCGGTCCATGTGAGCATGGAACCTGTATGGATGGCTTGGCGAGCTACACATGTAGCTGTGATAACGGCTGGGAAGGGACGGACTGTGGCCAAGGTTAGTATATTACATTTGCCACAAGCATATAAGAAAACTTAAAGTAAGAGGTCGTTGTTTTATTCACTATTTCATCCCAACTGCAGTTACTGTATTAACGTTTAGATATtctttaaaatatgcaaatctcTCGATCCATCAATTTGAAGAATTTTGAAAACAGCCTAACttcaccaagcagatgtaacgtaacgtaacgtaacgaTAAAACGTATTGTCTTTTGCAGGTTTTCGTCTATTGATTTTGATGGgacatttgtttctttttgttttcttttccagaaATCGATGATTGCGCGTCCTCCCCATGTGTACACGGAACCTGTAAAGACGGGTTTATGAGCTACACCTGTAGCTGTGAGAACGGCTGGGAAGGGACGGACTGTGATGAAGGTTTGTGTCGTAAAATCATTTATCACTTGAACAAAAATCATTGAACAGAGCTCGAGTCATTATTTGCAAGGTCTTATCACTCAAAGTAGAAGATACAGACGTCTAGACGCGTGATCATGTGATGTGATTTgattttaaccctcaaaccaccgtatggggtcaaaactgaccccaggcgtataccaatgtgtgccattatgtcatttctgatTGAAAACgaatttccttccaggagtttgtttgtatatatgtcctataacttcttatacgtttttaccgagattggctcattgttgattaagttatcctagaaagtttatgcatggtgcagtggggtcaaaactgaccccagcatttttttaaacgaacTTTTgtgacccacacctaaactacttattgtaggatcgtgaaattttcagagaatgatgtacatgtaagccaaaattattgtaacaactttcGTGCTATTATCatgtaatatgacgacattatgacgtcatctaggtaatatcggccgccatcttggattttgactgatgacatcatcaaattagcataaattatgaatattgagtcatgaaatttacgttgaattttacaaaatgtgATAAGCAACTGTTATTttccaagaaaaccttaaaacttaaatgttttatacaaaattagaaaatttcgtaataaatatttctgtcagaattccgttgccatggcaacgtgaaaaatgatgaacatactttgttcactgaaactgtttgctatcaacattttctaaaagtcaccaagtttggtggccctagcataagccatttgggcgctatatggcattgaagttggtacaggcatcaaaaacctccttcccggtctgaatagcgttggtgcaaaatgtggtcctcaagatcttttgcataaattatgataatgagctaaaagtattctcacctaatcatgtaaGACTGTTCCACATAGATCAATGAAACTATActtatatacaaatcacaaaaagagtcacacaaaaaaatgtaattgtacaaaacgttttggggtcagttttgaccccatacggtaatctacgtcacaaaaaagctacggtggtttgagggttaaaaacaGGTACGTTTTTAATGTTACAGATATCGACGAGTGTGCGAGCAACCCTTGTTGGCTGGGAGGGACCTGCCTGGATCACGTGGACGGGTACAGCTGCGTCTGTCCTAAGGACAAGACGGGCAAGAATTGCGAAACTGGTATAGCTTCTTGTACTCTGACATAATAGCTTAAAAATAGTAGCTTTAACGTTCACTTTATGTTAACAAACACAGCAAGGTTTACCATCAGACgtgtatataaatttatataaaatatattttgatatcttaGGGCCTTTTAGCGGAGAATGCTACGAGTTTTCAACCGTAGCCTTACCACACCGTGAGGCGACAGAGGCCTGCAGCACCAATGGCGGCCGCTTGGTGGACGTGAAAGACGACAAGCTGCAGCGTTTCCTCGCCGACAAGATCTCGGTCACCAGCCGCGCTTCCAACTGGCTGGCTATGAGAAGTGCCCCATCGCCGGTCTACTACAGTGACGGATCCTCTAGTTCAGGTATAACAGTCTATAGAGTTTTGATGCAGTTTACTTTGAACTTAAATACAGTATTGCGTCATACATTCATTCTAGATCAGTGAATGATGTAAACGTAAGTACTTGCTAATTCAAACGCTGAAGAAAAATATAAAGCATAGGCGTGAAACTATGTCAACAAAGTATGTACGCTCTGTGCAACTGTTAGCATACTTTCTCTGCCATACAATGTGATGTATATCTTAACTGATATTGTTTTAGAGCATCGGATAGTTTATTTATTGTCCGAAAAAAGGCTTTGCGTTTCTGCCAGGTTCCCTTCAGTGGTCAGCAGAAGAACCGTCCTCCCCTTTGGACCTGTGTGTTCTCCTGGACAGTTCTGACAACTACAGGGCTAAGACTGTTTTCTGCTCGGAACAACACAACTACATTTGCGAGTCTGGTAGATCATTCTTTTCATCTATTTTCTTAAGACACTTCAGATTAGGTGTGCTAGTTATCAACGTGATTTCCAAGTCAAATCCAATGTTACGAATGTGATTCATCATGAATCatgcacaaatgtacaaagatTTGAAACGAAAGTCACGTGCACCTACCAGTCACAAACATGAACAGTCGTCAGAACATCCAACAATGAAGTCAACTCGCATATGAAGATACTTGCTCACAGACTGCCTCAATCTTCCAGAGGATACTTAGTATGGAATTGCCAAAAAACTGACATTTACGACATATTTTTAATGATTCCAGCTGCCAAGCCCTGTGAACCAAACGTGTGTCAGAACGGCGGAAACTGCACCTCCTGCTTCAACGGCTCCAGCACCTTCTGCGACTGTCCTGAGGGGTTCGATGGAAGAACGTGTGAAATAAGTAAGTGCTGTTTACTGACATGAAGGTAAGAATGTACATTTCTGTCGATAGTTCTGGTTTCCTAGACTGGGTGCTTATTCGGACTCGTTTaatgcaaattaaaaaaaacgcatcacgtgtatttgaaataagaatATTTTCACAAAGAGCTTGATGTGTAAACGTTTttacagacattgacgagtgtgccTCCAATCCGTGCCAAAACCATGGAAGTTGTGATGACGGCATCAACTCCTACAGCTGCCGCTGCCTCCTCGGGTTCCAGGGCGACCACTGCGAAACAGGTTTGAGTGGCACTAATTTCTTTGGCATTGAGCATAACCGGCAAATATCATGAAAGATATCCAGTCCTAATGTGAGAGATAGGCAGGGAGAGATAAAGAATCTACATGATCCTTAAACAAGATATCTAGAAATGTACTTGGaaatcttcaaaacaaaaatggatGTTTGAATGTGTtcaaatgtgtaaaaaaaagtgctaCTACCTGACGGGAAAGATTCATCAGAACAATATTAAGTGCTAGGACAAAACTTCACATTATAGATTTATATATTAATATCTGCATCTTTATTACTTCATATACGTATCTTTTGATCTCAGTGAAAACAGCCTGTATGCTATGAtttgagtttaaaaaaaatatctttgtTGTCTAGTCCCAGATCGGTGCAACCCAGACCCATGTCCGTTAAGCTGGACATGCGTAGATCACACCTTGTACTTTTCGTGCGGTAAGTAAACCTCTTTAGTTGTATATTATTCTATTTCATCCTTGTGAAGAATATCAAGGAAAATGTCCGAACTTGGCATTGTGATTTGATCCATGACATTTTCTATTTGATATGATATACGTACAATCGTTTACGGCTAattataagtatatatatatatatatatatatatatatgtgtgtgtgtgtgtgtgtgtgtgtgtgtgtgtttcagttATCATAATCTCATATCTGCATCTTTGTATTTCATTAAAATTCTACAATAAAACACAGTAGACAAAATGCAATTCAGGCAAGTGTACTGTGCAGACTGTGAATAATACAGAAACCCTTTGCTATATGTACAAGCAATGTAGTCGTGAATGGTTCAAAAGTCCTGAATACGAGTATTTTGCATTCGTACGCAGACCCTCCTTCAGCCAATCGGATGGTCTCCTACCAGTGCAGTAGCGCCTCCTGTCCGGACGGCATGTACTGCACCGAGGAGGGTGCGGCCTCTTTCTCGTGCAAACCTGAGTGATcgtgaggtcaaaggtcttcTTCACCAACTAGGCTGGCGGCCAAAGTCTGACATGTGTTATAACAGTAGCCTTGAGAAGGTTTATCTTGATGAAAGATAGAAGAAAATAAAGTGCTTTAAAGACAGAACCACTTGGTGTGTTCTTTCCAGAATTTTGTACTGAATGATTTATTAATAAGTAAGCTTAAAAAGTATACTTTTAATGGAAAACCCTGgtgaaagaaaacagagaaaTGGATAAATGACACATTAGAATGAAGAAAGGTATTCCTTAAAAATAACCAATGTTAGTTCTGACTTCTCAAGTAGCTGCTCTGTTCTTGGTTGTCTTCTTAGTCCTCTTGGCGGCAGCAGAAAAGTGCCAACCATTATAGACTCCTGAAGTAGGTGTGGCAATAACAAGGGTGAGGGGGTCAGGGTTTGTTAGGACAGCGGCGGGCTTACAGCAAGTTTACAGGTGACATCGGTGACGTGCGAACGTTGGAACACACATTAGACTAAACAATGTTGGCAACTTGTTGAGGCAAGCTTAAGTAACATGTAACAGTACGTCCACGGGAAGTAATTTCTAGCACTGAGATGAAACTTTACAAAAGCTTTAGATGCTTTTCAAGTGATACATCCTGATAAGACTAGCTACTTTCTTTTAAAAGATTGGAGAATATGAACTTATTTTTCTAGGCTTTCTTTCTAATGCACGGAAAGCTATCTATTTATTATCTACGTAAAACGCCGCATTTTCTGTTATCTAATTGACGGATACTCAAAATACCAAAATATTACATTGTGGCATAAGTACCAAGTCCAAGTAAACGAACGACTATGTCTATCACAATTAAGtaaactttttgtttatttttctaattatttctatattcttttaccagggtaatTAAGCTCCCATCAGTGACTAGCATTGCTCTTCAGGGAGATACTcggtacacatacacataacacatATATACAATTTCGTTATTAAAATGACTCTTCTTTACAAATAGAAGTTAAGAAGGGATCCAAACTATCATTGGCAGAGTTGCTCCCCAGTTGTTCATTTCACAGGCGCAGCCTTCCTGTAACCGGAGCGAAGAGTGAACCAGCTCATGAGTTATAATTACGTGTGTCCACAGGCGGTCAGGGGTCAAGGTTCTTTGGAAGGGTGTTAGGCCATTAGGGTCATGGAAAGGTAAAATTGGTTGTGCTGACTGGCACAACGATCGATATGATAAATGCAGTACGCCAACATCTTAGCCAAGGCTTTATACGTTCCTTTGAATAAAATTTTCACCCGCTTGCCCAGCCCCTCATGATCAGGAAAACAGCGGTAAACACTACGAATGggcttgtgtgttacgccgaagggcggttataccggctatatagaaacagatacagaagctggtgcgttacgccgaagggcggttataccggctatatagaaacagatacagaataaGCCATACATGACAACGTTCATGCCATGTCAAGACATCAGAAATATTAACAGCGCCCGTCCCTACCGGTCAGCTGTGTGGTTCCCATGGccttggtgtacagtataaatTGCCGCTCACAAAACAAGCCTCACACATTTGTCTGGACTCACCTCAACATATGGTAAAGATGTGGAAGTTTCTGCTCTTCATTGCGGCTGTGATCACCTGGCCGG
The sequence above is drawn from the Branchiostoma floridae strain S238N-H82 chromosome 4, Bfl_VNyyK, whole genome shotgun sequence genome and encodes:
- the LOC118412920 gene encoding neurogenic locus notch homolog protein 1-like, translated to MWKFLIFMAAVAAWPDSSQGQQRYLTSVDGFAFYKIRASGRMTNANVKVTCEAAGMRYPCHWSGMAGCTSYWTSGCIAYDGTGVGCSTNQVLSSKLCGNTDFRYCQPLDDTFVYIPGWRSDDSAYGVDYETHTHNLQGANFNNKYALCAVFDNCASSPCTHGTCTNGVGSYTCSCENGWEGTDCDQDIDECASNPCWLGGTCLDHVDGYSCVCPKDKTGKNCETGPFSGECYEFSTVALPHREATEACSTNGGRLVDVKDDKLQRFLADKISVTSRASNWLAMRSAPSPVYYSDGSSSSGSLQWSAEEPSSPLDLCVLLDSSDNYRAKTVFCSEQHNYICESAAKPCEPNVCQNGGNCTSCFNGSSTFCDCPEGFDGRTCEINIDECASNPCQNHGSCDDGINSYSCRCLLGFQGDHCETVPDRCNPDPCPLSWTCVDHTLYFSCDPPSANRMVSYQCSSASCPDGMYCTEEGAASFSCKPE